The following are from one region of the Candidatus Aenigmatarchaeota archaeon genome:
- a CDS encoding 50S ribosomal protein L24 yields MVHKCSRSWFSSTKPRNQRKARRFAPLHLRERLLRTALSNELSQKYETRAMPVRLGDKVKVMKGSHKGKLSKVSRVDHIGLKVYLEDIKVKKADGREVQIPFQACNLQILSLFTDDKRRLKSLERKKKRLAKEGKTGVEKVEKPTEKEKPAKKPEGKKSAPKVEK; encoded by the coding sequence ATGGTACACAAATGCAGCAGGAGTTGGTTTTCGAGCACAAAGCCAAGAAACCAGAGAAAAGCAAGGAGATTTGCCCCTTTACACCTTAGAGAGCGGCTTTTAAGAACTGCCCTTTCGAATGAACTCAGCCAGAAATACGAAACCCGTGCAATGCCTGTGCGGCTTGGAGACAAAGTAAAGGTAATGAAAGGCAGCCACAAGGGAAAGCTTTCAAAAGTCTCCAGGGTTGACCACATTGGGCTCAAGGTGTATCTTGAAGACATAAAGGTTAAAAAAGCAGATGGGCGTGAAGTCCAGATTCCCTTCCAGGCGTGCAACCTGCAGATACTTTCGCTTTTTACTGATGACAAGAGGCGGCTTAAGTCCCTGGAGAGAAAGAAAAAGCGGCTGGCAAAGGAGGGAAAGACCGGGGTGGAGAAAGTGGAGAAGCCAACAGAAAAGGAAAAGCCCGCCAAGAAACCAGAGGGAAAGAAATCCGCACCCAAGGTTGAGAAGTGA
- a CDS encoding 50S ribosomal protein L37ae translates to MATKKVAASGKFGPRYGKKLRVSYNKSYEQSKTKYTCPNCSKENSVLRQSFGVWECKNCGKKFASGAYEFKVAK, encoded by the coding sequence ATGGCAACAAAGAAAGTCGCGGCATCGGGCAAATTCGGCCCAAGATACGGGAAAAAACTGAGAGTTTCGTACAATAAATCATACGAGCAATCAAAAACAAAATACACCTGCCCCAACTGCTCAAAGGAGAATTCTGTCCTAAGGCAGTCCTTTGGAGTCTGGGAATGCAAAAACTGCGGCAAGAAATTCGCCTCAGGCGCTTATGAATTCAAGGTTGCAAAGTAA
- the psmB gene encoding archaeal proteasome endopeptidase complex subunit beta produces MDAQEMRLKTGTTTLGIVCKDGVLLASESKATMGYLVANKDVQKVFQIDDRMGMTVAGMVSDAQYLVNLMKAEITLYKLEAGEEMTVNAVANLLGSIMYSRKWYPFYNQMILGGVDKRGSHLFSFDPSGSVVGEEYVSTGSGSPFVYGVLEKDFRKGMMMDKAKELAKSAIRAAAGRDIASGGHKIWIAEITKEGFRLTEEKLTLE; encoded by the coding sequence ATGGATGCTCAGGAAATGAGATTAAAAACCGGTACTACTACGCTTGGCATTGTCTGCAAGGACGGAGTGCTGCTTGCTTCGGAATCAAAAGCTACAATGGGCTACCTCGTGGCAAACAAGGACGTACAGAAGGTCTTCCAGATAGACGACCGAATGGGCATGACCGTTGCGGGAATGGTTTCTGATGCGCAATATCTTGTAAACCTGATGAAGGCAGAGATTACCCTCTACAAGCTTGAGGCAGGCGAAGAGATGACAGTAAACGCAGTCGCAAACCTTCTTGGCTCGATAATGTACTCCCGGAAATGGTACCCCTTCTACAACCAGATGATTCTTGGAGGAGTTGACAAGAGGGGCTCCCACTTGTTTTCTTTCGACCCTTCGGGCTCGGTTGTCGGGGAGGAGTATGTTTCGACTGGAAGCGGAAGCCCGTTTGTCTATGGCGTTCTTGAAAAAGACTTCAGAAAAGGGATGATGATGGACAAGGCAAAGGAGCTTGCAAAAAGTGCCATAAGGGCAGCGGCTGGCAGGGATATCGCCTCAGGCGGCCACAAGATATGGATTGCAGAGATAACAAAGGAGGGCTTCCGGCTTACAGAAGAGAAATTGACATTGGAATAA